The Verrucomicrobiota bacterium genome includes a window with the following:
- a CDS encoding MogA/MoaB family molybdenum cofactor biosynthesis protein, producing the protein MQIHVGIITVSDRASRGEYDDLGGPALRKAAESYGWKIAGESLVPDEKRDIQRAVREHVAKGCHLVLTTGGTGVALRDVTPEAVREIAVRELPGFGEVMRMESMKITTNAILSRNLAVVVDKALVICLPGKPSGAVECLGFVVGAIPHCIEVLQEVPTSC; encoded by the coding sequence ATGCAGATTCACGTTGGAATTATCACCGTCTCCGACCGCGCTTCGCGTGGAGAATACGATGACCTCGGCGGACCCGCGCTGCGGAAGGCGGCAGAAAGCTACGGTTGGAAGATCGCCGGCGAGTCGTTGGTCCCGGACGAGAAACGCGACATTCAACGCGCCGTTCGCGAGCATGTCGCCAAGGGCTGCCACCTCGTGCTGACGACCGGAGGAACGGGCGTGGCGCTGCGCGACGTCACGCCGGAAGCCGTCCGAGAGATTGCCGTTCGTGAACTGCCCGGCTTTGGCGAAGTCATGCGGATGGAATCCATGAAGATCACCACGAACGCCATCCTGTCTCGAAATCTGGCCGTGGTCGTGGACAAAGCGCTGGTGATTTGTCTGCCGGGCAAACCCAGCGGTGCGGTCGAGTGCCTGGGTTTTGTCGTCGGCGCCATCCCGCATTGTATCGAGGTCCTGCAAGAAGTGCCGACCAGTTGCTGA
- a CDS encoding 3-deoxy-8-phosphooctulonate synthase, with amino-acid sequence MVSSTIRPAGAPVGTRGGACAPRFQRPLDFGRFTFPRETVITSFVPDEKNTKLWNALTKRRRLILIAGPCVIENEQLCLEIAAFLRKTSRRLGFNYVFKASYDKANRSSAQSFRGPGLEDGLRILGKIRAMLGVPVLTDVHTEEQAARAAEVVDILQIPAFLCRQTDLIRAAVRTGKIVNIKKGQFLAPHDMKQVVKKASAAGGERLLLTERGTTFGYNNLVADMRSIPILRQLGFPVIFDATHSVQLPGGAGDRSSGQREFAPILARCAIAAGADGVFIETHPMPDRALSDGPNMISLAEMPRLLTTLLKIRAAAGVS; translated from the coding sequence ATGGTTTCTTCGACCATCCGACCGGCGGGGGCGCCGGTCGGAACACGCGGGGGCGCGTGTGCTCCCCGGTTCCAACGGCCTCTGGACTTTGGACGTTTTACTTTCCCAAGAGAGACTGTTATTACGTCCTTCGTGCCGGATGAGAAAAACACAAAGCTCTGGAATGCGCTGACGAAGCGCCGTCGCCTTATTTTGATCGCGGGCCCGTGCGTCATCGAGAACGAGCAGCTTTGCCTGGAAATCGCGGCTTTTCTCCGGAAAACGTCCCGGCGTCTCGGATTCAATTACGTTTTCAAGGCCAGCTACGACAAGGCCAATCGATCCTCCGCCCAATCGTTTCGCGGGCCGGGACTTGAGGACGGCCTGAGAATCCTGGGCAAGATCAGGGCCATGCTCGGCGTGCCGGTACTGACTGACGTGCACACGGAAGAACAAGCCGCACGCGCCGCGGAGGTCGTCGATATTCTGCAAATCCCGGCGTTCCTTTGCCGCCAGACCGACCTCATCCGCGCCGCCGTGCGCACCGGGAAAATCGTGAACATCAAGAAAGGCCAGTTCCTCGCGCCGCACGATATGAAGCAGGTCGTCAAGAAAGCGAGCGCCGCCGGTGGGGAGAGGCTTCTCCTGACCGAACGGGGAACCACGTTCGGGTACAACAATCTGGTCGCGGACATGCGATCGATTCCGATCCTGCGGCAGTTGGGCTTCCCGGTGATTTTCGACGCGACGCACTCGGTGCAATTGCCGGGCGGGGCAGGGGACCGGTCCAGCGGCCAGCGCGAGTTCGCGCCAATCCTGGCGCGCTGCGCCATCGCCGCCGGGGCGGACGGCGTGTTTATCGAAACTCACCCGATGCCGGACCGCGCGCTGAGCGACGGACCCAACATGATCTCGCTGGCGGAAATGCCCAGGCTTCTCACGACGCTGCTGAAGATCCGGGCGGCCGCGGGCGTGAGCTGA
- the panB gene encoding 3-methyl-2-oxobutanoate hydroxymethyltransferase, with product MSLTKVKADSIRAMKGQRKIAALTAYDCPMTKLLDEAGVDLIHVGDTVGMLVLGYPDTTQVTMEEMEHHVRAAARAQPRALLAADLPYRSYETSESAVANARRLMAAGAEAVKAEGGREILDQVRAIVAAGIPYFGHLGMLPQHVREEGGYRIKGRTPSQRETLLADARALADAGAFALVLEIVTLAVAKEISAAIPIPTIGIGSGPECDGQILVTNDLVGTFPWFTPKFIKPRLNAAEQMRAAIRDWREWIQKP from the coding sequence ATGAGTTTGACGAAAGTCAAAGCGGATTCGATCCGCGCGATGAAGGGCCAACGGAAGATCGCCGCGCTTACCGCTTACGATTGCCCGATGACGAAGCTGCTGGACGAAGCGGGCGTCGATCTCATTCATGTGGGCGACACTGTGGGCATGCTCGTTTTAGGGTATCCCGACACCACACAGGTTACGATGGAGGAAATGGAACACCACGTTCGCGCGGCCGCTCGCGCCCAACCCCGCGCGCTCCTGGCCGCCGACTTGCCGTATCGAAGCTATGAGACGAGCGAGAGCGCTGTCGCGAACGCGCGGCGCCTGATGGCGGCAGGCGCGGAGGCCGTCAAAGCGGAAGGTGGCCGCGAAATCCTGGATCAAGTTCGGGCGATCGTCGCGGCCGGGATTCCGTATTTCGGCCATCTGGGCATGCTCCCGCAACACGTGCGCGAAGAAGGCGGCTACCGGATCAAGGGACGGACACCCTCCCAGCGCGAGACGTTGCTGGCCGACGCGCGGGCTCTCGCGGACGCAGGGGCGTTTGCGCTCGTGCTTGAGATTGTCACGCTGGCCGTCGCAAAGGAAATCAGCGCCGCGATTCCGATCCCGACGATCGGGATTGGTTCGGGGCCTGAATGCGACGGGCAAATCCTGGTCACGAACGATTTGGTGGGAACTTTTCCCTGGTTCACGCCGAAGTTCATCAAACCCCGCCTGAACGCTGCGGAGCAAATGCGCGCGGCGATTCGCGATTGGCGGGAATGGATCCAAAAGCCATGA
- the moaC gene encoding cyclic pyranopterin monophosphate synthase MoaC, which yields MNNLTHLDRRGEARMVDVSAKPIQRREAVAAGEIRLQKSTVDLIRKNVLAKGNVLATARLAGIMAAKRTGELIPLCHPLPISHCEVRFEIPTTRDRIAIQASAKIAAQTGVEMEALTAVTVAALTIYDMCKAVDKKMRITNIRLLSKTKRT from the coding sequence ATGAACAATCTCACTCATCTTGATCGACGCGGAGAAGCGCGGATGGTCGATGTCTCCGCCAAGCCTATCCAGCGGCGTGAGGCCGTGGCCGCCGGCGAAATTCGGCTGCAGAAATCCACCGTCGATCTGATCCGGAAGAACGTGCTGGCCAAGGGCAACGTGCTGGCCACGGCGCGCCTGGCTGGAATCATGGCGGCTAAACGAACGGGAGAACTGATTCCCCTTTGCCACCCGCTGCCCATCAGCCATTGTGAGGTCCGTTTTGAAATTCCCACAACCCGCGACCGGATTGCGATTCAAGCCTCGGCGAAGATTGCCGCGCAAACGGGTGTAGAAATGGAAGCCTTGACCGCCGTCACCGTCGCCGCTCTGACTATTTACGATATGTGCAAAGCCGTGGATAAGAAAATGCGGATCACGAATATCCGCCTGCTCTCAAAAACCAAACGAACCTAA
- a CDS encoding cyclic nucleotide-binding domain-containing protein — MAQKKNGWQSSRRSCRRNSWFTYGGKPPLNPRRNLNTISIVDQNLLLEIFKGSELLVSFKPGQNIFREGEEGDTMYVLVEGVVEVIVGFKVVGAFEPVEIFGEMSVIDAGPRSATVRAKGYCKLAPVNQKRFLFLIQQKPQLALHIMKILVERIRWMNSVAAGKGAPSEEAQANALPDGGTPAPAPQGAAAA; from the coding sequence ATGGCACAAAAGAAAAATGGTTGGCAATCTTCCCGGCGCTCGTGTAGAAGGAATTCATGGTTTACGTATGGTGGGAAGCCACCCCTGAATCCCAGGCGGAACCTGAACACGATTTCAATTGTGGACCAAAACCTGTTACTCGAAATCTTTAAGGGCTCGGAACTGCTCGTTTCCTTCAAGCCCGGCCAGAACATTTTCCGGGAAGGCGAGGAAGGCGACACCATGTATGTGTTGGTCGAAGGCGTGGTGGAAGTGATCGTCGGATTCAAAGTCGTCGGCGCCTTCGAGCCGGTCGAGATTTTCGGCGAAATGTCCGTCATCGACGCCGGCCCGCGCAGCGCGACGGTGCGAGCCAAAGGCTACTGCAAGCTCGCGCCCGTCAACCAGAAACGCTTCCTTTTTCTCATCCAGCAGAAGCCGCAACTCGCGCTCCACATCATGAAAATCCTCGTGGAACGAATCCGGTGGATGAACTCCGTCGCGGCCGGCAAAGGCGCGCCTTCGGAAGAAGCCCAGGCCAATGCGTTGCCGGACGGCGGAACCCCCGCGCCCGCTCCCCAGGGCGCCGCCGCGGCGTAG
- a CDS encoding ROK family protein, translating into MIPINLVGRVCPQRAESDVVQARRAARRDGLALPVTGGISGSQLAECRPMRSSNDLTTAAPAFHAIGVDVGGTKIAAGLVTFPEGSLRARRIIPSNPKRGGAAVLAEVERIVQEMKAEGRALKLEPHGLGLGMCELVGLAGKVASANCIDWRGVPLQERLASLAPAVVEADVRAAALGEALFGAGKPYETFLYLTVGTGISSCLVIEGRPFKGARGATGTIASSPLNSICQKCGQVDGRSLEAIASGPGLVACYNERSSPKAASAEDVIAAARMGKQEAVAAVRLAGEALGRTVAWLVNALDPEAVIVGGGLGLSGGIYWEGLETSTRRQIWSDLHRQLPIVPAGLGQDAGWVGAAATAWLRLAGDKDRSSRRRVRSPSGLRR; encoded by the coding sequence ATGATTCCCATTAACCTGGTAGGGCGAGTCTGTCCCCAGCGAGCCGAGTCGGACGTGGTTCAGGCACGTCGAGCGGCTCGCCGGGACGGACTCGCCCTACCGGTAACTGGTGGAATTTCTGGCTCTCAATTGGCAGAGTGCAGGCCGATGCGTTCGTCAAATGACCTCACCACCGCCGCGCCGGCTTTCCATGCCATCGGCGTGGATGTGGGCGGCACAAAGATCGCCGCCGGTCTGGTCACATTTCCGGAAGGTTCGCTTCGTGCCCGCCGAATCATTCCTTCGAATCCGAAACGAGGCGGCGCGGCGGTGCTTGCTGAGGTCGAGCGCATCGTTCAGGAGATGAAGGCTGAAGGACGCGCCTTGAAGTTGGAACCGCACGGCCTTGGCCTTGGCATGTGTGAGTTGGTCGGTTTGGCGGGCAAGGTGGCCAGCGCAAATTGCATCGACTGGCGAGGCGTGCCGCTTCAAGAGAGACTGGCATCCCTGGCGCCCGCGGTGGTTGAGGCCGACGTGCGCGCGGCGGCGCTGGGCGAAGCGTTGTTCGGCGCCGGCAAACCATACGAGACGTTCCTGTACCTGACCGTCGGGACCGGGATCAGTTCGTGCCTGGTCATTGAGGGCCGGCCATTCAAAGGGGCGCGCGGCGCGACGGGCACCATTGCCAGCAGTCCCTTGAACAGTATCTGCCAAAAGTGCGGCCAGGTGGACGGACGTTCGCTGGAGGCGATCGCCTCCGGTCCCGGGCTCGTTGCGTGTTACAACGAGCGAAGTTCACCCAAAGCAGCCTCGGCAGAAGATGTGATCGCCGCTGCCAGAATGGGCAAACAGGAAGCTGTGGCGGCCGTCCGCTTGGCTGGCGAGGCCTTGGGAAGAACTGTCGCCTGGCTCGTCAATGCGCTCGATCCGGAGGCAGTGATCGTCGGCGGTGGCCTTGGTTTGAGCGGCGGAATCTATTGGGAGGGTTTGGAAACCTCAACCCGAAGGCAAATCTGGTCCGACCTCCATCGCCAACTGCCCATCGTGCCGGCTGGGCTAGGCCAAGATGCGGGATGGGTGGGCGCGGCCGCGACGGCTTGGTTGAGATTGGCCGGAGACAAAGATCGCAGTAGCCGAAGGCGCGTGCGTTCCCCATCTGGACTCAGAAGATAG